A single window of Nicotiana tomentosiformis chromosome 1, ASM39032v3, whole genome shotgun sequence DNA harbors:
- the LOC138908973 gene encoding uncharacterized protein: MSLQEAGKPLFPQRGSPVQEDPELESIITDNVANLNNDLMREICEKFKIVHRNSTAYRPQMNGVVEAANKNIKRILRKIVDDHRQWLEKLPFALLGYRTNMRTSTGAIPYILVYDTEVVILSYVEISSLGVIQEKKLDNVEWIRVKEEQIMLIDEKRMDAVCHGHLYQNRMTSAFNKRVKPCQFIPGQLVLKKIFPHEEEAKGKFAPNWQGPYVVH, encoded by the exons ATGAGCCTTCAGGAGGCTGGAAAACCACTTTTTCCTCAACGAGGAAGTCCTGTACAGGAGGACCCAGAGttag AAtctatcatcactgacaatgttGCTAACCTCAACAATgacctcatgagagaaatctgCGAGAAGTTCAAAATCGTCCACCGCAATTCCACAGCCTAcagaccacaaatgaatggggtagtcgaggcagccaacaagaatatcaagagaattctACGAAAGATAGTGGACGATCACAGACAATGGCTCGAGAAACTACCCTTTGCTTTACTAGGTTATCGGACTAACATGAGAACATCCACTGGGGCAATTCCGTACATCTTGGTATATGACACTGAAGTTGTAATACTCTCATATGTCGAGATATCGTCTTTAGGAGTCATTCAAGAGAAAAAATTGGATAACGTAGAGTGGATACGGGTCAAAGAGGAACAAATCATGCTCATTGACGAGAAAAGAATGGatgcagtatgtcatggtcaCTTATATCAGAACAGGATGACCAGTGCATTTAACAAGAGAGTGAAGCCTTGCCAATTCATACCAGGGCAAttggttttgaagaaaatctttccccatgaagaagaagccaaaggaaagtttgcacctaactggcaaggtccttacgtaGTCCACTGA
- the LOC138908970 gene encoding uncharacterized protein: MTIDMNIEELLVIGDSDMLIHQVQGEWSAKNVKILPYLHCMKELCEKFTKIEFKHVPRIQNEFADAFATLSSMIQHADKSYIDPIEVKIRDQHVYCFHVDEEQHSIPWYHDIKKFLATREYLEDATNGQK, encoded by the coding sequence ATGACAATCGACATGAATATTgaagaacttttggtcataggagattcgGATATGttgatacaccaagtccaaggggaatggtccgccaagaatgtcaagatacttCCATACCTGCACTGCATGAAGGAGTTGTGTgagaagttcacaaagattgagttcaagcatGTCCCCAGGATTCAGAACGAGTTTGCCGACGCCTTTGCAACCCTATCATCTATGATTCAACATGCAGACAAGAGCTACATCGACCCTATCGAGGTAAAGATCAGGGATCAACATGTCTATTGCTTCCATGTAGATGAAGAACAACATAGTATACCATGGTATCACGACATAAAGAAATTCCTTGCAACCAGAGAATACCTAGAGGatgctactaatggtcaaaaATGA